The sequence below is a genomic window from Microbacterium abyssi.
AACCCGGCGGCTTTCGGCGCCGCGGTCGTGTCGATCGCGGGCGCGTTCGGTGTTTTCGACTGGCTCGGGACGTCGGCATCCTGGTGGGTCGGGACGGCCGCGATGGCGGTCCCCGTCGCGATCCTTGGCCTGGCGGTGCTGTGGCGCACCGAGAAAGTGCGCGTCGTACTGGTCTTCCTGCTGATCGCCGTCGGCACCTCGGTGGTGCGACAGGCCGTGCAGGCGCAGCAGTTCGGCATCGAGTTCGCCCTGCCGACGGCGCTGTCGTTCGCGGTGCTGCAATCACCGTTCCTGTTCCTCGGGGTCTTCATGGTCTCGGAGCCGCTGACCAGCCCGCCGCGGCGCTGGCAGCAGTTCTGGGTCGCCGGCCTCGTGGGCGTGCTCGCGGGCTGGCCGATCTTCGTCGGCGATCTGTTCACGCTGGGGCAGGAGAGGGCGCTTCTGATCGGCAACCTCCTCGCCCTCACCTTCGCGCTGCGCGGATCGGTGCGTCTCACGCTCGAGAAGCGCGAGTTCATCACCCCGACCGCGCAGGAGCTGACGTTCAGGGCCAAGGGAAAGCTGAGGTTCCGCCCCGGGCAGTATCTCGAGCTCGATGTCCCGCATCACCGGCCGGATGCACGCGGAACGCGCCGCGAGTTCAGCATCGTCTCAGCGCCGGCCGATCTGCCGGTGCTGCGGATCGCGTACAAGAACGGCGACCAGAAGCATCCGTCCTCGTACAAGCGGGCGCTCGCGGCCGCCGATCCGGGCACGGTCCTCGCCGTCACCGGAACCTGGGGCGATTTCCTGCTGCCGAAGGGCGAGGCGCCGGTGCTCATGGTCGCCGCCGGCATCGGCGTCACGCCGTTCGTATCGCAGCTGCGCCAGCTGCGGGCGGACGGGGTCTCGCGCGACGTCGTGCTCGTTTACGTCGCATCCGAGGCGTCGGAGCTCGCCTTCCGTGCCGAGCTGGAGGCGACGCGCGTGCCCACGATCGTGTTCTGCCGCGACCGGCCGGAGGATCTGCCCGCGCACTGGAGCTGGGCGCAGGGCGTCCGCCTCGACGCAGCCGGTCTCGAGCGGGTCGTGCCGGACATCTCCGCCCGCCACACGTTCATCTCCGGGCCGCCGCGGCTGATCGCCGACCTCGCCCCGGCCCTGCAGAAGGCGCACTCGGTCATCACCGACGCGTTCGCCGGGTACTGAGTGGGCGCGACGGACTCTGGCTAGGTTCGTTCGGGTACGGATGGCCGTCGATCGACACGGATGGCTGGCGAACCACGGAGGGATGCACGGCCATCCGTGATTTCCGACTGACAAACGCCCCGGGAACTAAGCGGCGGGCACCGGCGTGATCGGGAACCGGACCGTGAACGTCGTGTCGCCGGGCTCCGACTGCACGGCGATCGTCCCGTGGTGGCCCTCGACGATGGCCTTCACGATCGCGAGGCCGAGGCCGGTGCCACCGGTCTGACGGGCGCGGGAGCTGTCGCCGCGGGCGAAGCGCGCGAACAGCTCGTCCCGCACGGCGGGGTCGATGCCGGGCCCGTCGTCGTGCACGCGGATGACGGCTTCCTCACCCTCACGCGAGACCCGCAACGTGATCCGGGTTCCGGCGGGTGTGTGCGTGCGTGCGTTGGCGAGCAGGTTCGCGACGACCTGATGGAGCCGCCCGGCGTCGCCGAGCATCACGACCGGCTCCTCGGGCACGTCGATGGCCCACACGTGATCCGGTGCGGTCGGCCGGGCATCCGAGACGCCCTCGAGGGCGAGTTGCGTGAGGTCGACGGTGCCGTGCACGAGCTCCTGGCCCTCATCGAGTCGTGCGAGCAGCAGCAGGTCCTCGACCAGCCGCGTCATCCGCAGGGACTGCGCCTGGATGCGCTCCAGCGCCGTCTCGGTGCCGGAGGGGTCGGCTCCGTGGTGCAGGGCGCGCAGCGACAGCTCCGAGTAACCGCGGATGGATGCCAGGGGCGTGCGCAGCTCGTGACTGGCGTCCGCCACGAACTTCCGCATCAGCTCCTCGTTCCGCTGACGCGCGGCTAGGGAGTCGTTGACGTGGTCGAGCAGTTTGTTCAGCGACGCGCCCACGATCCCGGTCTCGGTGCGCGGATCGGCCTCGGAGTCGGGCACGCGCTCGGTGATCGATACCTCACCGCGATCGAGCGGCTGGTTGGCGACGCGCGTCGCGGTCCCCGCGACCGCACGAAGCGGCCGCAGGCTGTAGCGGATGGTGACGGCGGTCGTCAGCGCCAGCAGGATGAGCCCTCCGAGGGTCGCGAGCGTGATCACCGTCAATAGCTGCGCCATCGTGCTCTGGATCTCATCGCGCGGCAGGCCGGTCACGATCCCGATGCCGTCGCTCTCCTGCACTGTGACCTGGAACGAGCCGAGTCCGTCGAGTGTCACAGCGGTGTTCGGAGCAGACTGGACGGCCTCGCTCAGCGTGCGCAGATCGTCGGCAGTGAGAGCTGTCGTACCATCGGTCGTCACCACTGCTCCGCTGGTGCCGCCCTCGGTCGCGACGGCCAGCAGCAGCCCGGGGTAGTGCTGGCCGGCGAGGACGGTCTGGGCGGTGAGGGGGCGGCCGGTGACCGTCAGGTACTGCGCCTGCTTGACGAGAACCGACGTCTGACCCGAGACCGAGCGCAGCTGATCCTGCAGCCGCCCCTCCAGTGCCTGCCCGAGCGTCGCGCTGGTGATCACGGCGACGATGATGAGGATGAGCGACACGAACCCGATGACGGCGGTCATCAGCCGCGCCTGCAGGGTGAGCGGTCGGTGCATCCTCTTCTCGATCACTGCGGCGCCTTGATCATGTAGCCCACGCCGCGAACCGTGTGCAGCAGGGGAGTGCGCCCCGCGTCGATCTTCTTGCGCAGGTACGAGATGTACAGCTCGACGACCGACGACTTTCCGCCGAAGTCGTAGCTCCACACCCGATCGAGGATCTGAGCCTTCGACAGCACACGGCGCTCGTTGCGCATCAGGTAGCGCAGCAGCTCGAACTCCGTCGCGGTCAGCTCGATCTCGGTGCCGTCACGCTCGACCTCGTGGCTGTCCTCGTTGAGCGTGAGATCGCCTACGCGGAGGATCGACTGGCCGTCGTCGGCCGTCGCGACACCCGTGCGGCGGATGATCGCGCGCAGACGAGCGATGACCTCCTCCAGGCTGAACGGCTTGGTGACGTAATCGTCGCCACCGGCGGTGAGGCCCGCGATGCGATCGCCGACGGCATCCTTCGCAGTGAGGAACAGCACGGGGACGAGATTGCCGGACTCGCGCAGGCGCCGCAGCACGCTCATCCCGTCGAGGTCGGGCATCATGATGTCGAGCACGAGGGCGTCCGGTTCGAAATCGCGCGCCACCTGCAGCGCTTCGAGACCGGAGGATGCTGTGCGCACCTCCCACCCCTCCATCCGCAGCGCCATCGCGAGCAGGTCGGTGAGCATCTGCTCATCGTCGACGGCGAGGATGCGGAGAGGGGATCCATCGGGGCGGCGCAGTTCGGGCTGATCGGAGGTCATGCGTCCATTCTGTGGAATCACCTATGTGATTTCTATGGAGAACGCTATGCGTGTTCTGTGAGTCCCTCTGATAGTGATCTCATCACTGCGTCATCTCATGCCCATATCTGCTCTCCATAACGTCGAATCGAGTCGCGGGTGGTCCCGACCGAAGGAGAGAGATGTACGCAAGATATCTCCGGCGAGAACTCGCCGGACGCAAGAAGCAGACCGTGATCGTGGCGGTCGGCCTCGCCGTGGCGATCGCCCTGGTGATCGTCGTCAACGCACTCACCGCCGGCGTGCGCGATGCGCAGGCGCAGGCGCTCGAATCCGTTTACGGCGTCGGCACCGATCTCACGGTGACCGGGGCTGCCGCCGAGCCCGGCGAGGGAGGCGGAGCGCGGTTCGACTTCGACGAGGATGCCGGCGAGACCTCCGGCGACACGACGACGATCAGCCAGTCCCGGCTGTCCGCCGACATGATTCGCGGAACGCTGGATGCCGTGGTCCTGAGCGACGTCGTCGCCACCGAAGGGGTGGGCGCGGCATCCGCCGCTCTCAGCCTCACCAACTCGACGTTCTCGGGGGAGATGCCCACCGGCGGGTTCGGCGACCAGGGCAGCCAGAGCGCAGAGGGCGAGGCCCCCGCAGAGGGGCAGCAGCCACCGCAGGGCGGCGGAGGAAGCTCCTTCGGTGTCGACTCCTTCTCGGTGCTCGGCATCGATCCGGCCGGTTCGGCCACCGGCCCGCTCGCCTCGGTGGAGGTGACGGACGGTCGCGGCTTCGACCACGACGATTCCGAGGCGCTCGTCGCCCTCGTCGACAGCACCTACGCCGGCACGAACGAGATCGCCGTCGGCGATGTCATCGACGTGGCCGGCTCCGAGGTCGAGGTCGTGGGCGTCATCTCGTCGACGTCCGACACCGCCGACACCGCAGCCGACGTCTATCTCCCGCTGGACACCGCGCAGAGCCTCGCAGGCCTGAAGGACGTGGTCTCCACGGTGTACGTCCAGGCGGAATCCGCCTCCGACATCGACGCCGTTCAGACCGCGCTCGAGGAGCAGCTCCCCGACGCGACGATCAGCTCGCAATCCGACCTCGCCTCGACGGTGTCCGGCTCGCTCACCAGCGCCACGGCGATGATCACGAACCTCGGCACCTGGCTGTCGATCAT
It includes:
- a CDS encoding ABC transporter permease; this encodes MYARYLRRELAGRKKQTVIVAVGLAVAIALVIVVNALTAGVRDAQAQALESVYGVGTDLTVTGAAAEPGEGGGARFDFDEDAGETSGDTTTISQSRLSADMIRGTLDAVVLSDVVATEGVGAASAALSLTNSTFSGEMPTGGFGDQGSQSAEGEAPAEGQQPPQGGGGSSFGVDSFSVLGIDPAGSATGPLASVEVTDGRGFDHDDSEALVALVDSTYAGTNEIAVGDVIDVAGSEVEVVGVISSTSDTADTAADVYLPLDTAQSLAGLKDVVSTVYVQAESASDIDAVQTALEEQLPDATISSQSDLASTVSGSLTSATAMITNLGTWLSIIVLGVALLMAILFTISGVSRRTREFGTLKAIGWSNGRVVRQVAGESMVQGLIGGAGGLILGIIGIVLINIIQPTIAASTGTEVGMGAPGEGGGPTGGGGGMFQVAETADIVLSAPFTPIVIVAAIGIAVLGGLLAGAFGGWRAGRLSPAEALRSVA
- a CDS encoding ATP-binding protein; amino-acid sequence: MHRPLTLQARLMTAVIGFVSLILIIVAVITSATLGQALEGRLQDQLRSVSGQTSVLVKQAQYLTVTGRPLTAQTVLAGQHYPGLLLAVATEGGTSGAVVTTDGTTALTADDLRTLSEAVQSAPNTAVTLDGLGSFQVTVQESDGIGIVTGLPRDEIQSTMAQLLTVITLATLGGLILLALTTAVTIRYSLRPLRAVAGTATRVANQPLDRGEVSITERVPDSEADPRTETGIVGASLNKLLDHVNDSLAARQRNEELMRKFVADASHELRTPLASIRGYSELSLRALHHGADPSGTETALERIQAQSLRMTRLVEDLLLLARLDEGQELVHGTVDLTQLALEGVSDARPTAPDHVWAIDVPEEPVVMLGDAGRLHQVVANLLANARTHTPAGTRITLRVSREGEEAVIRVHDDGPGIDPAVRDELFARFARGDSSRARQTGGTGLGLAIVKAIVEGHHGTIAVQSEPGDTTFTVRFPITPVPAA
- a CDS encoding FAD-dependent oxidoreductase — its product is MRQRVLAVLGAVSMYRLALSSLAILAGIALILSLFGLVGPSPLELVVSFVVLSVVISAVDAAAQRLLHLPWRVESSLVTALILLFVMRPGVDGPALIGLALAGAIASVSKYLIAWRGRHIFNPAAFGAAVVSIAGAFGVFDWLGTSASWWVGTAAMAVPVAILGLAVLWRTEKVRVVLVFLLIAVGTSVVRQAVQAQQFGIEFALPTALSFAVLQSPFLFLGVFMVSEPLTSPPRRWQQFWVAGLVGVLAGWPIFVGDLFTLGQERALLIGNLLALTFALRGSVRLTLEKREFITPTAQELTFRAKGKLRFRPGQYLELDVPHHRPDARGTRREFSIVSAPADLPVLRIAYKNGDQKHPSSYKRALAAADPGTVLAVTGTWGDFLLPKGEAPVLMVAAGIGVTPFVSQLRQLRADGVSRDVVLVYVASEASELAFRAELEATRVPTIVFCRDRPEDLPAHWSWAQGVRLDAAGLERVVPDISARHTFISGPPRLIADLAPALQKAHSVITDAFAGY
- a CDS encoding response regulator transcription factor; protein product: MTSDQPELRRPDGSPLRILAVDDEQMLTDLLAMALRMEGWEVRTASSGLEALQVARDFEPDALVLDIMMPDLDGMSVLRRLRESGNLVPVLFLTAKDAVGDRIAGLTAGGDDYVTKPFSLEEVIARLRAIIRRTGVATADDGQSILRVGDLTLNEDSHEVERDGTEIELTATEFELLRYLMRNERRVLSKAQILDRVWSYDFGGKSSVVELYISYLRKKIDAGRTPLLHTVRGVGYMIKAPQ